The following proteins are co-located in the Myroides profundi genome:
- a CDS encoding alpha/beta hydrolase family protein — MPQKGCIPTEHSIISFILADLTLKLTIMRIIKTTLLSLFLISSMYAQENVTYQKPSQEILELADFERAPSISMDNKMEYMLLSYRSTYKTLMDLNVNEMRLAGLRIDVNTNISSTVTYITNLKVRKIKDTQEIQVKGLPTNPRITNITWSPDQSKLAFTNTAENGVELWILDVKTAQATKLTEANLNANIGNPITWFKDSQSLLINQIPANRPALIDTSKNLPTGPIVSVSEGVVSQNRTYQDLLKNKTDEANFETLVTSELYKIDLKGNKTLFKKGDLFVGSSFSPDGEYLMVTTLQKPFSYLVSLNRFPMKTVVYDKAGNLVKEVNDIPLNEIMPKGFMATREGKRSMGWRADKAASIYYVEALDGGDPAKDVPFRDEVFTWDAPFTDAPKSIVKLSQRYGGITWGDDNLALVGDQWYDTRNTRTFIIDPSKFNDAPVKIEDRNSQDVYSDPGTFELKRNEFDRYVLAKENNKLFLIGQGYTAKGQFPFIDEFDLKTLKTKRLYQSNYTDKKETIQSIEDVKKGLVLVAIQSATEYPNYYFRNINKKNDLKAITSFKNPFSSLNGVHKEVIKYKREDGLELSGTLYLPAGYDIKAKKEKLPLLIWAYPAEYKDKNSAAQVTHNPNEFTFPSYGSFIYWVTKGYAVLDDAAFPIVGEGKEEPNDTYVEQLVANGKAAIDAVDALGYIDRKRVAVGGHSYGAFMTANLLTHSDLFAAGIARSGAYNRTLTPFGFQTEQRNYWEVPEVYNTMSPFMNASKMKTPMLLVHGEADNNPGTFTLQTERYFQALKGLGAPVRMVILPKESHGYAAKENIFHLLWEQDQFLEKNVKNKK, encoded by the coding sequence TTGCCACAAAAAGGCTGTATACCCACAGAACACTCAATAATTTCGTTTATATTAGCCGACCTAACGTTAAAACTAACCATAATGAGAATCATCAAAACAACCTTATTATCCCTATTTTTGATTAGTTCTATGTACGCACAAGAAAATGTTACATATCAAAAGCCATCTCAAGAAATTCTAGAATTAGCTGACTTCGAAAGAGCTCCTTCTATATCTATGGACAACAAAATGGAATATATGCTTCTAAGCTATAGAAGTACATATAAGACATTAATGGATTTGAATGTAAACGAAATGAGACTTGCTGGTTTACGTATCGATGTAAACACGAATATTTCAAGCACAGTAACTTATATTACTAACCTAAAAGTTAGAAAAATAAAAGATACTCAAGAAATACAAGTAAAAGGATTACCTACTAATCCTAGAATTACGAATATTACTTGGTCTCCTGATCAATCAAAATTAGCATTCACTAACACTGCTGAAAACGGTGTGGAACTTTGGATCTTAGACGTAAAAACTGCTCAAGCAACTAAACTTACTGAGGCAAATTTAAATGCAAACATCGGTAACCCTATTACTTGGTTTAAGGATAGCCAATCTTTATTGATTAACCAAATCCCTGCTAATAGACCTGCATTAATCGATACTTCTAAAAACTTACCAACAGGTCCTATCGTATCTGTGAGTGAAGGTGTTGTTTCTCAAAATAGAACATACCAAGATTTATTAAAGAATAAAACTGACGAGGCTAACTTCGAAACTTTAGTTACTTCTGAATTATATAAAATAGACCTTAAAGGGAATAAAACACTTTTCAAAAAAGGAGATTTATTTGTAGGTTCTAGTTTCTCTCCTGATGGAGAATATTTAATGGTAACTACATTACAGAAACCATTCTCTTACTTAGTATCACTAAACCGTTTTCCTATGAAAACTGTAGTTTATGACAAAGCGGGTAACTTAGTAAAAGAAGTAAATGATATTCCTCTAAACGAGATTATGCCAAAAGGTTTTATGGCTACACGTGAAGGAAAGAGAAGTATGGGATGGAGAGCTGATAAAGCTGCTAGTATTTATTATGTAGAAGCACTAGATGGTGGTGATCCAGCTAAAGATGTACCATTTAGAGATGAAGTATTCACTTGGGATGCTCCATTTACTGATGCTCCTAAATCTATCGTTAAGCTATCTCAACGTTATGGTGGTATCACTTGGGGTGATGATAACTTAGCTTTAGTAGGTGACCAATGGTATGACACTAGAAACACTAGAACATTCATTATCGATCCATCTAAATTTAATGATGCTCCTGTAAAAATAGAAGACAGAAACTCACAAGACGTATACAGTGATCCAGGTACATTCGAATTAAAAAGAAATGAATTTGATCGTTATGTACTAGCTAAAGAAAACAACAAGCTTTTCTTAATAGGACAAGGTTATACAGCTAAAGGTCAGTTCCCTTTCATCGATGAGTTCGATTTAAAAACATTAAAAACAAAAAGATTATACCAGTCTAATTACACAGATAAGAAAGAGACTATTCAATCTATAGAAGATGTTAAGAAAGGACTAGTATTAGTTGCTATTCAGTCAGCTACTGAATACCCTAACTACTACTTCAGAAATATCAATAAGAAAAATGACTTAAAAGCGATCACTTCATTTAAAAACCCTTTTAGCTCTTTAAACGGAGTACATAAAGAGGTGATTAAATATAAGAGAGAAGATGGTTTAGAATTATCTGGTACTTTATACTTACCAGCTGGATATGATATCAAAGCTAAAAAAGAAAAGTTACCTCTATTAATCTGGGCTTATCCTGCTGAGTACAAAGACAAAAATAGTGCTGCGCAAGTAACACATAACCCTAATGAGTTTACATTCCCTTCTTATGGATCATTTATCTACTGGGTGACGAAAGGATACGCGGTATTAGATGATGCTGCATTCCCTATCGTAGGAGAAGGTAAAGAAGAGCCAAATGATACTTATGTAGAACAATTAGTGGCAAATGGTAAAGCTGCTATTGATGCTGTAGATGCATTAGGATATATCGATAGAAAGAGAGTAGCTGTAGGAGGACACTCTTATGGAGCGTTTATGACAGCTAACTTACTTACTCATTCAGATTTATTTGCAGCAGGTATTGCACGTAGTGGAGCTTACAACAGAACATTAACTCCATTTGGTTTCCAAACAGAACAAAGAAACTATTGGGAAGTTCCTGAAGTATACAATACAATGTCTCCATTTATGAATGCTAGTAAAATGAAGACTCCAATGTTATTAGTACATGGTGAAGCTGATAATAACCCTGGAACATTTACATTACAAACAGAGCGTTACTTCCAAGCGTTAAAAGGATTAGGAGCACCTGTAAGAATGGTTATCCTTCCTAAAGAAAGTCATGGATATGCTGCTAAAGAAAACATCTTCCACCTATTATGGGAACAAGATCAATTCTTAGAGAAAAATGTAAAAAACAAAAAATAG
- a CDS encoding endonuclease I family protein, with protein MKKTLLVLAGLAVFATSCTKDPIITEPTEKPGNGGEEKPDEGGNFTPNPGDYIIPAQYQQYYSKLDFTKEGTLLKQQLAKLVKDTHIPQSYTPGIWEATEFTDQDPKNTNNVLQIYGWSDKDAKGDITKMRSVPKEHKNNGTNPSMPITSKWEREHVFAKALAVDKAKKQTALTTTYSDEGPTAIEDIAGHDAHHLRAINRSTNSSRSNHKFIDGSGNSVKKGNYWYPGDEWKGDVARMMMYMHIRYENENGGGYTKATKVGVPMDAKAGVLSDEMIDLFLKWNAEDPVDEIERRRNEYHGNPNNPNYRYSQGNRNPFIDNPELATRIWGGPKAENKWSK; from the coding sequence ATGAAAAAAACATTACTTGTATTAGCAGGATTAGCCGTCTTCGCTACTTCTTGTACGAAAGACCCTATTATTACCGAACCTACAGAAAAACCAGGTAACGGTGGAGAAGAAAAACCTGATGAAGGAGGAAATTTCACTCCTAATCCTGGAGACTACATCATCCCTGCTCAATACCAACAGTATTACAGCAAGCTAGACTTCACTAAAGAAGGAACACTACTAAAACAACAGTTAGCAAAACTAGTGAAAGATACACATATTCCACAGAGCTATACACCTGGTATCTGGGAAGCAACAGAATTCACTGATCAAGATCCTAAGAACACGAATAATGTTCTTCAGATTTATGGTTGGTCTGATAAAGATGCTAAGGGTGATATCACTAAAATGAGATCTGTCCCAAAAGAACATAAGAATAATGGTACTAATCCTTCAATGCCTATTACTTCTAAATGGGAAAGAGAACACGTATTCGCTAAAGCCTTAGCTGTAGATAAAGCTAAAAAGCAGACAGCTCTAACAACTACATATTCTGATGAGGGTCCAACTGCAATAGAAGATATCGCAGGACATGATGCGCATCACTTACGTGCTATCAATAGATCTACGAACTCATCTAGAAGTAATCACAAATTTATAGATGGTAGTGGGAATTCCGTTAAAAAAGGGAATTACTGGTATCCTGGTGATGAATGGAAAGGTGATGTAGCTCGTATGATGATGTATATGCATATCCGCTATGAAAACGAAAATGGAGGAGGGTATACTAAAGCTACTAAAGTAGGAGTACCTATGGATGCTAAAGCTGGTGTATTAAGCGATGAAATGATTGACTTATTCTTAAAATGGAATGCTGAAGATCCTGTAGATGAAATAGAGAGAAGACGTAATGAATACCACGGTAACCCGAATAATCCTAACTATAGATATTCTCAAGGTAACCGTAACCCATTCATTGACAATCCTGAATTAGCTACTCGTATCTGGGGTGGTCCTAAGGCAGAAAACAAATGGAGTAAATAG
- a CDS encoding ABC transporter ATP-binding protein: MLLLKNISFSYLEEKTVINNLSLVVEKGQHVALLGESGCGKSTLLKLIYGLQDLDQGEIHWNNKQVLGPAYHLVPGIDEMRYLAQDFDLMPFTSVKENIGKYLSNFYMEEKEHRIKELLTLVDLDEYADVKVKHLSGGQQQRVAIARVLALEPEILLLDEPFSHIDYSRRSLLRRNLFAYLKEKGITCIVATHDSIDALSFADETIVLKDGELVDMGETKDVYEFPLNKYVASLFGEVNELYISDFTTSFEEDELLLIYPHQLMLSKQKGQIEVEVLDSYFKGDGYMIKTFFNEDRVVFFDHPFNIEKGTKIKLALKKFQ; the protein is encoded by the coding sequence ATGCTTTTACTTAAAAATATATCATTTAGTTACTTAGAAGAAAAAACAGTTATTAATAACCTTAGCTTGGTTGTCGAAAAAGGACAGCATGTTGCTCTATTAGGAGAAAGTGGATGTGGCAAGAGTACTTTGTTAAAATTGATTTATGGTTTACAAGATTTAGATCAAGGAGAGATTCACTGGAATAACAAGCAAGTTTTAGGGCCTGCATATCATTTGGTTCCTGGAATAGATGAAATGAGATACCTAGCTCAAGATTTCGATTTAATGCCTTTTACTTCTGTAAAAGAAAATATAGGTAAGTATCTTTCTAACTTTTATATGGAAGAGAAAGAGCATCGTATAAAAGAGCTTTTGACATTAGTAGATTTAGATGAATATGCAGATGTAAAAGTAAAACACCTAAGTGGTGGACAACAACAACGTGTTGCTATAGCTCGTGTACTTGCATTAGAGCCAGAGATTCTACTATTAGATGAACCATTTAGTCATATTGATTATTCGAGAAGAAGTCTGCTTAGACGTAATCTATTTGCTTATTTAAAAGAAAAAGGAATTACGTGTATAGTAGCTACTCATGATAGTATAGATGCATTGAGTTTTGCTGACGAGACAATTGTATTAAAAGATGGTGAGTTAGTGGATATGGGAGAAACGAAGGATGTATATGAGTTCCCCTTGAATAAGTATGTAGCATCTTTATTCGGAGAGGTGAATGAATTATATATCTCGGACTTTACAACTTCTTTTGAAGAAGATGAATTATTGCTAATATATCCTCACCAGTTAATGCTTTCAAAACAAAAAGGACAAATAGAGGTAGAGGTACTTGATTCTTATTTTAAAGGAGATGGTTATATGATAAAAACTTTCTTTAATGAGGATAGAGTAGTATTCTTTGATCATCCTTTTAATATCGAAAAAGGGACTAAGATTAAACTAGCTTTAAAGAAATTTCAATAA
- a CDS encoding endonuclease I family protein: protein MKKINIILISLLLGITACSKDPIITDPDNTGYVKPTPPTGEEDNSGYIPITPEKITVPQELQAYYADIDFTKTGTALKKQLHDKLEETHTKKLKYTPEVWEAIKATDYVPVKTGKPTHVYLIYGHNDKPNSSDKEAYTREISKQNAGGSGKDTWNREHVYTQDAGNFDTKPPGAGTDVHNLRSADVDWNGLRGNKKFAEGNGYSADLGQNLWYPGNEWKGDVARMMMYMYVRYGEQCLPSKIGVGSTAKTPDGMIDLFLKWHQEDPVSDIERRRNEYHGNPNNPYAQGNRNPFIDNPYLANMLWSGPTVENTWK, encoded by the coding sequence ATGAAAAAAATTAATATCATTCTAATTTCATTATTACTTGGGATCACAGCATGTTCAAAGGATCCTATCATTACTGATCCTGATAATACTGGCTATGTAAAACCAACACCTCCTACAGGAGAAGAAGACAATAGTGGGTATATTCCTATAACACCTGAGAAGATTACAGTTCCACAAGAATTACAAGCTTATTATGCAGATATAGACTTTACAAAAACAGGTACTGCACTTAAAAAACAGTTACATGATAAACTAGAAGAAACCCATACAAAGAAGTTAAAATATACACCAGAAGTTTGGGAAGCTATTAAAGCTACTGACTATGTTCCTGTAAAAACAGGTAAACCAACTCATGTATATTTAATATATGGACATAATGATAAACCTAATTCTAGTGATAAAGAAGCATACACTAGAGAGATAAGTAAACAAAATGCGGGAGGTTCTGGAAAAGACACATGGAATAGAGAGCATGTCTATACTCAAGATGCTGGTAACTTTGATACAAAACCACCAGGTGCTGGTACTGATGTCCACAATCTTCGATCTGCAGATGTAGATTGGAATGGATTAAGAGGAAACAAAAAATTTGCTGAAGGTAATGGTTACTCAGCTGACTTAGGTCAAAACTTATGGTATCCTGGTAATGAATGGAAAGGTGATGTAGCTCGTATGATGATGTATATGTATGTTAGATATGGTGAACAGTGTCTACCTTCTAAGATCGGTGTAGGAAGTACTGCTAAAACACCTGATGGTATGATAGACTTATTTCTAAAATGGCACCAAGAAGACCCTGTATCAGATATAGAAAGAAGACGTAATGAATATCATGGTAACCCAAATAATCCATACGCTCAAGGGAATAGAAACCCTTTTATAGACAACCCTTACTTAGCTAATATGCTATGGAGTGGTCCTACTGTAGAAAACACATGGAAATAA
- a CDS encoding DedA family protein, with translation MELLDYLFHIDKYLHIFIEQYGTWLYVILFLIIFVETGLVVMPFLPGDSLLFATGMLVAQSDELNIVLTIAILLVAAITGDSLNYYLGRKVGMRLTEFKLFGKQVVKQEHLDKTQSFYEKYGERTIVIARFVPIVRTLAPFVAGIGKMRYGIFMTYNVVGGIVWVLGLTLAGYFLGNIPFVKDNFSKIVLLIIVVSVLPIVYEFIKAKVQSKKAIE, from the coding sequence ATGGAACTATTAGATTATCTTTTTCACATTGATAAGTATTTGCACATCTTTATAGAGCAATACGGAACGTGGTTATACGTTATTTTATTTTTAATCATTTTTGTAGAGACGGGCTTAGTGGTTATGCCATTTTTACCAGGTGATTCACTTCTCTTTGCGACAGGAATGTTAGTAGCTCAGTCAGATGAGCTGAATATAGTATTAACCATTGCGATTCTTCTAGTAGCGGCCATTACAGGAGACTCTTTAAACTACTATCTCGGACGAAAAGTAGGAATGCGTCTAACGGAGTTTAAATTGTTTGGTAAACAAGTAGTGAAACAAGAACACCTAGATAAGACACAGTCTTTTTATGAGAAGTATGGAGAACGAACCATCGTTATTGCTCGATTTGTCCCTATAGTTCGTACGTTAGCTCCTTTCGTAGCAGGTATTGGAAAGATGAGATATGGAATATTTATGACTTATAATGTAGTAGGAGGGATAGTATGGGTATTAGGACTTACTCTAGCGGGATATTTCTTAGGGAATATACCTTTTGTAAAAGACAATTTCTCTAAAATTGTACTTCTGATTATCGTAGTGTCTGTATTGCCTATTGTATATGAGTTTATAAAGGCTAAAGTACAAAGCAAAAAAGCGATTGAATAG
- a CDS encoding endonuclease I family protein — translation MKTNFLIASISLLVLTLGACDKKSNTNFTPIYSTGEVPTTDVKATENSKATTTGIFSIPASEQDYYQGVDFTKTGLALKQELTELSTRKHVRELSYKEIWEATKATDLTPEGNEVYLLYGHKGVRTGTTAYTRGKQSNGGGQGQWNREHTYAKSLGTPNLNEAGPGADAHHLRAADVKWNSIRGNKPFVQGSGTSKLVGDYWYPGDEWKGDVARMMMYMYIRYENRCIPKYTPKGNNGRNAGVVVGTTNKIDPNMINLLLEWNAEDPVSEIERYRNEYHANTKNKYAQGNRNPFIDNPYLATQIWGGPEAKNNWSKE, via the coding sequence ATGAAAACCAACTTCCTTATAGCCTCAATATCTCTTTTAGTACTTACGCTAGGTGCATGTGATAAAAAGAGTAATACAAACTTTACTCCTATTTATTCCACTGGAGAAGTACCTACTACTGATGTAAAAGCCACTGAAAACAGTAAGGCTACTACCACTGGTATTTTCTCTATTCCTGCATCTGAACAAGATTATTACCAAGGAGTAGATTTCACTAAAACAGGTCTAGCGCTAAAACAAGAGCTAACAGAACTAAGCACTCGTAAACACGTAAGAGAATTAAGTTATAAAGAAATATGGGAAGCTACCAAAGCAACTGACCTAACACCTGAAGGTAATGAGGTATATCTATTATATGGTCATAAAGGAGTACGCACAGGCACCACAGCGTATACCAGAGGTAAGCAGAGTAATGGTGGTGGTCAAGGACAATGGAACAGAGAACACACTTATGCTAAATCTCTAGGTACCCCTAATCTAAACGAAGCTGGTCCAGGGGCAGATGCACATCATCTAAGAGCAGCAGATGTCAAATGGAATAGTATTAGAGGAAATAAACCATTCGTACAAGGTAGTGGTACTTCTAAACTAGTAGGAGATTATTGGTATCCTGGCGATGAGTGGAAAGGAGATGTAGCGCGTATGATGATGTATATGTATATCCGTTATGAGAATAGATGTATCCCTAAGTATACTCCTAAAGGAAATAATGGAAGAAATGCTGGTGTAGTAGTCGGTACTACTAATAAGATAGATCCCAATATGATTAATCTATTGCTAGAATGGAATGCTGAAGATCCTGTCTCTGAAATCGAGAGATACAGAAATGAGTATCATGCTAACACAAAGAATAAATATGCTCAGGGAAACAGAAATCCCTTTATAGACAACCCTTATTTAGCTACTCAAATCTGGGGCGGCCCAGAAGCAAAAAATAACTGGTCAAAAGAATAA
- a CDS encoding sterol desaturase family protein: MKFDKIHNKGQARLFKNPYLEMLTKGHPAVIWGMYIPVLSYIVYLGYTDYNLSVQNLVLLFFGGMIFWTFFEYLAHRYIFHLISDKPNAQRFAYIMHGNHHHYPRDRQRLFMPPVPSIILASVLFGLHYLIMGRYTFGFYPGFIIGYLLYASMHYAIHAFAPPFKFMKPLWRNHHLHHYKDEEMGFGVSNTFWDRVFGTMFDLDKEKEDKEKVKELMFEKKNK; encoded by the coding sequence ATGAAATTTGATAAAATCCACAATAAGGGTCAGGCTAGATTATTTAAGAATCCTTATTTAGAAATGCTTACTAAGGGGCATCCTGCAGTTATTTGGGGGATGTATATACCTGTGTTATCATATATAGTATATCTAGGATATACGGATTATAATTTATCAGTCCAGAATCTTGTTCTTCTATTCTTTGGAGGAATGATATTCTGGACTTTTTTTGAATATCTAGCACATCGTTATATTTTTCATTTAATAAGTGATAAACCGAATGCGCAGAGGTTTGCTTATATTATGCATGGCAATCATCACCATTATCCTCGAGATAGACAGCGATTGTTTATGCCTCCTGTGCCTAGTATCATATTAGCTTCTGTACTTTTTGGATTACATTATCTGATTATGGGTAGATATACATTTGGTTTTTATCCTGGTTTTATAATAGGTTATTTATTATATGCATCGATGCATTATGCTATTCATGCATTTGCACCACCCTTTAAGTTTATGAAGCCACTATGGCGTAACCATCATTTGCATCACTATAAAGATGAAGAAATGGGCTTCGGTGTAAGTAATACTTTTTGGGATCGAGTATTTGGAACAATGTTCGATCTAGATAAGGAGAAAGAAGATAAAGAAAAGGTAAAAGAACTTATGTTTGAAAAGAAAAATAAATAA
- a CDS encoding 3-oxoacyl-ACP synthase III family protein — translation MFRSKISGLGYYVPENVVTNDDLAKIMDTNHEWIVERTGIHERRHKALEEDTTSGMGVKAARIAMERAGVEAKDIDFVVFATLSPDYYFPGPGVMLQRELGLNTVAALDIRAQCSGFIYALSIADQYIKTGMYKNVLVVGSEVHSTGLDMTTRGRGVSVIFGDGAGAAVLTRSENEEQGLLSTHIHSQGEHAEELALLAPGMGGRWVTDILKDNDPDDVSYTPHMNGQFVFKNAVVRFSEVINEGLEANGLQVSDINMLIPHQANLRISQFIQQKFGLSDDQVFNNIQKYGNTTAASVPIALTEAWEAGKIKEGDLVVLAAFGSGFTWGSVIIKW, via the coding sequence ATGTTTAGATCAAAAATAAGCGGATTAGGTTATTACGTTCCTGAGAATGTAGTGACCAATGACGACCTGGCGAAGATAATGGATACTAACCATGAATGGATTGTAGAGAGAACAGGTATACATGAAAGAAGACATAAAGCATTAGAAGAAGATACAACTTCTGGAATGGGAGTAAAGGCTGCTCGTATAGCGATGGAAAGAGCAGGAGTAGAGGCTAAGGATATTGACTTTGTCGTATTTGCTACTTTGAGTCCTGATTATTATTTTCCAGGCCCAGGAGTAATGTTACAACGTGAATTAGGATTAAATACCGTTGCAGCATTAGATATTCGTGCGCAGTGTTCAGGTTTTATTTATGCTTTGTCTATAGCAGATCAGTATATTAAAACAGGTATGTATAAAAACGTACTTGTGGTAGGGTCTGAAGTACACTCTACAGGTTTAGATATGACTACTAGAGGTAGAGGTGTGTCTGTTATTTTTGGTGATGGAGCTGGAGCAGCAGTATTGACTCGTTCTGAGAATGAAGAACAAGGATTATTATCTACACATATCCACTCACAAGGAGAGCATGCAGAAGAATTAGCTTTATTAGCACCAGGAATGGGAGGTAGATGGGTAACAGATATTTTAAAAGATAATGATCCAGACGATGTTAGTTACACTCCGCATATGAATGGACAGTTTGTGTTTAAAAATGCAGTAGTTCGTTTTAGTGAGGTGATTAATGAAGGATTAGAAGCAAATGGTCTACAAGTATCAGATATTAATATGCTAATCCCGCATCAAGCTAACTTAAGAATTTCTCAATTTATTCAACAGAAGTTTGGTTTATCAGATGACCAGGTATTTAATAATATCCAAAAATACGGAAACACAACTGCTGCTTCTGTGCCAATAGCTCTAACAGAAGCTTGGGAAGCAGGTAAGATTAAAGAAGGTGATTTAGTTGTATTAGCAGCTTTTGGAAGTGGATTTACTTGGGGAAGTGTTATTATTAAGTGGTAA